The genomic region AGGTAGATGAAAGACTCGGATTTAGAGTTCAATTACTTAGATACTTTGGGAGATTGGTAGgaaattttcatcattaatgcGCGTTTTATGTATAGCAAAGGATATATTTTGTAGTCGTTTTGACAAAATATTATACTACTTAAATTCTCACATCATTGTGCATTACGGAAGCAGCAGAAATAGAGCAGCGGGATAGTGAAATGCCAAGGAAATATTGAATTGCTGATCACGGAAGCCGAGAATTCGCAGGCTTGGGGAAAAAATCAACCCTTCCTTcagactgttttttttccccctcattttcctgGTCTACCTCGCGCCCTCCCCTGCTCTCGGGATTTGTCAGCTCACATCAAGCTTGTCGGCTGTGGATGAGACCGAGGTGATCATCAGATTCGCTCTCATGACACGAGAACAAATCCGATGATGTGAATATTGTTCGGGAAAACCCCATGGTCTTAGTTGGGACATTAATCTTGGCGTGTTCCtgtatttcatgattattttgtagatttcatatttcatattgttaaacctgttttattattattgattgagcTCTCTTTTTGTTTCATGGGAATATATTATAGGCCTATGTCTGTATTTTACTTCAAGTCAgcatcattttcttttcgttttcttttcttcttttgctgttttatttGGAAGTGGAAAGAGAATAAAGTGTAAAGTTTCATATTTGTCTGCAGATTTAGTATATACATCTTTTCTTGCCCGAATTAGGACAGTGATCACATGAGGCTTTGTTTGAGCTGCATGACTCATATTGGATTTCCTGTGTTTTCTTGTTGGCTTGAATTGTTTCATGAATGGAATGTGTTGTACCTAAAACTGTAATGATTGCTGATATTTGCAGTGCAGTTGACAAATGAGTGAAAGATGGGCTTATATTGTGAGGTAGAGAGCATTTTTCTTCAGTACCATGCTGTCATAAATTTAGTGCGAGTCAGAAAAATGTTATAGGGAAGGTCTTCCTAATTAAGCATTGCCTACAGAACTGCAGCAAAGACTGTCTAACTTCTTCATTCAAAATGGAGTTTTGGTTTGCATCCTTATCTGATAAATTGCACGGGAGATTGACAGGCATGTATATGAAGATTCTGATAAGGGATTGTAGCCTCACCTGTACTCTCTGCCAGTTGTGGTTGTTATGTGTTAAGTTATTCATGATTAATTGATCTGTGTCTGTTGGCACTCAAGCAATGAGCAGCCACTACACATCACATGTATTTTAGTAAGGGTATCATTTCAGTGGATGACATTTAGGTTCTCACACTAAAGAATGTATGGAATGGTTACCTGAAAAAAATACCCTGTTTCTAGGTGGTAGCTAGTCTATAGTAGCAATGGCCTGCGGACCTGCATGTGTGGCATAAGCCAAGAAATACAAATGCTCGGGCTGTGTTACCAGTGAGCCACCCATTATTGTTGGGTTGATGAAATCTgagacatttttattttcatggcatttcctttgcaaaatgaaaagaaagttgaGGTGTATTACTATGCACTTGTGAAAATGAAAACATATTCTATTTGCTGCTACAAAATTTGTATCTCCCATCCACTTTAGGTCATATATCCTGGGGATCAAAGGGTTATATGGCTAGAGTGTATTGTATAGATACCATGGGGGTAGATGGCTCATAGCTCCCTGGCTAGGCAGTTGGATTACATGTATGGTTAGAATGTATTATTTAatgacctctctctcctctcttctttctctctctgtcctctctctctctctctcctctctctctctctctcctctctctctctctcctctctctctctctctctctctttctcctctctctctttctcctctctctcctctctctctttctcctctctctctttctcctctctctctttctcctctctctctttctcctctctctctctctcctctctctctctctctcattctttctttctttctttctttctttctttctttctttctttctttctttctttctctctctctctctctctctctctctctctctctctctctctctctctctctctctctctctctctctctctctctctctctctctctctctctctctctctctctctctgtctctctctctctctctctctctctttctctctctctctttctctctctctctctctctctctctctctctctctctctctctctctctctctctctctctctctctctctctctctctctctctctcttttctctctcttttctctctcttctctctctctttcttttctccctctctcctccccaactcctccccctctccccctctccccctctccccctctccccctctccccctctccccctctcccccctctcctcttgtctATATtgtaatatagctatatatctctatatgtatctatgtctatatattcacaGTCTACCAACAATAAGAGGCGGAGTAACAATGTCAGCACCATCCAGAccagcccctcctccccccaagaGGATAGGTATGTCCTTAAAGattccatttttcttattttttgtttatgtgatttatatatatatatatatatatatatatatatatatatatatatatatatatatatatatatatatatatatatatatatacatacatatatatataccttgaccATTAATTGGTAGAAAGAAAAGATTTTggtgttgattttatttttcactgtttttgccatgtgtttatttacttctgcttttcttcctaGGGCAAGTTCAGGCATATGAAGCAGTTTCTAGTTACAAAGCGCAAAAGGTAAGAGTCTTTTTGAGGTCCACATTTTTGCCTTTTCATATTGCCAtcattaatatatgatatacaggTATTCTTTGTAAGCTTATATTCACCAAATCAGGTTTTTAAGGattattctgtctttttttttttcactggaatATAGAATCTCAAatgtgatttttcttctttttgatgcagGGCAATGAACTGTCCTTCGATGAGGGGGACCTCTTGTTCATCCTGGACCAGTCTGACCCAAATTGGTGGATGGCAAGACTGGATGATAAGAAGGGATACATACCCAGCAACTATGGTGAGTGCAGACGTTGGAGTACATGCTTCAGATATTTCTTATTCACTTCACTTTTCTAGAGAGTTTGATGTACCTTACACCTTCATTCATGTCAGCCACATCTTGCAGTGAGCAAGGAGAATGTGAAGATACCCATCATTGATGCAGCAAGGCGTGGCAATCTGGCTCTGCTACAGGAGTGCCTGGATGCAGGGATGTCAGTCAACTCATTGGACAAAAGCGGGTCCTCTTCACTCCATGCAGCAGCTCAGGGAGGTCACATTGAGTGCATTCTCAGGTTACTGAAGGAACCCAAGTTGGAGATAAACTGGCAGGTGATACATTTACTCTGGTTTGCATTTCACAGTCTTAGTGAAATTAATTTTTTGGATGAATTACTGTCATAATTTCAGGACATATCTTTGCTTTATAAGATATTGTGTAATGTGTTAAGTATCAGtcatatgataatttttttttctttctttcttttctgttagtTTTCTCCCCATGAGAGAGAAATGTTCTATTGTATTATTGATCAGTTGTAAAGAACATTGAGTAATCATTTCTAAAATTTCTTCTAAACAGAATAAGCTTGGTGATACTCCTTTACACTGTGCTGCTTATAGAGGACATGCAGATATTGTGCAATTATTGATCAACAGTGGGGCACGCACTGATATTGTGAATAGGTCAGTACTGTGTCATTTGAATATTCAGATTTATCCagataatatttatgtgtatatagataaatgatacaggtatagatattcttatgtatatatttatatagaattatGATACTTATTCTTTTTGGATTCATAAAGTTTACTATAAGTTTATTGATGTGTTTAGAAGCATGAAACTATTATTACATCAGTTGTAATTATGTATGTTACTAGTAGAATTAAcattgacttttttctttctttttactttcatgCAAATTTAACTTCATGATCCTGTCAAATTCACCACCACTTCTATATCTTCAAGGGAGAAGAAGACCCCACGTCTGCTCGCCAAGAGTGGAACTGTTATCACAATGCTAGAAGAGTGCACGCAGACTAGCAGTCGTAAATCATCAGGTTTTGACCACCAGGAGTACGGTGCAAATGATTCCGAGGATTCTGACAGCTGAAGGTGTAggtgaatggaggagggagatggatttAGATAGTGTAATATCAGAAtggtatgattttatttattctttttttcttttttcttttttacatttcttttttatataaaatacaatggTCATTTCTTGTAAAAAgcaaaaggatttttttcccATGATTTATTAACATATAAACTTGTTGATGGATTTTTTGGTAGAGAAAATTTCAACAAAGGCCCTTGAAACTCTATCAAAAAAGTGTCACCAAAAAAGTGTCACCATATTCTGATACTAAAAAACTTGTGCCTTTTGATTTATAAGGGGCTTTCATATGAACCAAGTGCCaattcattttataatttttagtaAAGTCATATAttttgatgttaaaaaaaaaatgtagctaaAGTAACATGAGATTAGCAAAATAGCAATTTAGATTTGATAGAATAACAGCAAAGGCCATGGATATATAGACCATCTTATACACTGGACAAAATAAGGGTTTGATTTGTTATGTATATCATCTGTAGCATTACAAAGGAACAGGGAAATATATCACAGTCTTATAGATGCTGTGATAATTAGAAGTTCAGGGTTAGGATTTTGAAGTTGATGGCAGAAAGTATTATTAGgaataagaaaatacagaaaacagaGGCCTGTAGAACATAGCTTGATCATGCTGAGTTTTATCTTACATTACACCAGTGTATTCCTAGTTTTACGTGCATTTCTGACATGAGCAGAGCTGATATTGCCAGAAATGAGTGTAGAGGAATTTAGTTGGAAATATTATATTTGTGATATTACAATCTTTACTGAAGAGTTTGGAGTAAATTGAGGAAAAAAGCAGGTAGGCATTTGATAACAAACTTGCCTCTAGCGCTTTGCATTATATGTGTTGGAAAATGGCATTACCATATTCCCATTTTgctgtaagaaaaaaagagagcattTCATGATATACATGAAATAAAGGATGGAATAATATGGAGTAAAGGCTTATCAGACATGAATGAAGTTGAGGTTTATTATGCATTCAAAAGATGTGTACAGCAATGTCATATGTGAATGGAATTTATTGGAAAATGTTAACAAGGAATATCCTTAGAACGTATCATTCATTACACAGAGGACCATACATGTGTGCTGGGGTATTTCAGTATTTAGTGATATTTTAGAAAGTAAGATATTTACATAGTTTCAGCTGGCATTAGAaaccctttattttttctttcaaggaaTGTCAATTTTATCAAATTATATGTAGGGGTCCCAGCACAGCATTGGTGCAAAGTTTCAGGGtaagggaaaaaaatttttttttttattaaaattacttCATAGAAtttccatatttatatgtttgttagaTGGCTATTAATAATTTAGAAATGTACAACCTTTTTGTTAAAAGATTAGTTGATATGATAAAGTTCATACAATTTGTACATGATAGACATG from Penaeus chinensis breed Huanghai No. 1 chromosome 39, ASM1920278v2, whole genome shotgun sequence harbors:
- the LOC125046568 gene encoding osteoclast-stimulating factor 1-like isoform X1 gives rise to the protein MSERWAYIVSLPTIRGGVTMSAPSRPAPPPPKRIGQVQAYEAVSSYKAQKGNELSFDEGDLLFILDQSDPNWWMARLDDKKGYIPSNYVSKENVKIPIIDAARRGNLALLQECLDAGMSVNSLDKSGSSSLHAAAQGGHIECILRLLKEPKLEINWQNKLGDTPLHCAAYRGHADIVQLLINSGARTDIVNREKKTPRLLAKSGTVITMLEECTQTSSRKSSGFDHQEYGANDSEDSDS
- the LOC125046568 gene encoding osteoclast-stimulating factor 1-like isoform X2 yields the protein MSAPSRPAPPPPKRIGQVQAYEAVSSYKAQKGNELSFDEGDLLFILDQSDPNWWMARLDDKKGYIPSNYVSKENVKIPIIDAARRGNLALLQECLDAGMSVNSLDKSGSSSLHAAAQGGHIECILRLLKEPKLEINWQNKLGDTPLHCAAYRGHADIVQLLINSGARTDIVNREKKTPRLLAKSGTVITMLEECTQTSSRKSSGFDHQEYGANDSEDSDS